The following are from one region of the Lacinutrix sp. Bg11-31 genome:
- a CDS encoding T9SS type B sorting domain-containing protein: MKNNLIPLNIIIIFCAFFSSEITFAQLGFCNGNSGDPIFIETFGAGVGQNALPAGTTTYAYANGVDPNDGFYAVSNTTNYFDWFSIQDHTAGDTNGKMLVINSDFTSGEFYRTTVSGLCANTSYEFSSWLINLNSSNGFCGAGVIPINVSFEIWDNTDTNLLASGSTGNIGSTTSANWLQYGLVFQTLPGQASVILKMKNNGVGGCGNDLAIDDIFFKSCGDNITTSDDSNNNNETICSSQTPYSTTLTVTPDNSVFANHFYQWQESVDGITWTDIVGETAQTITVSGINNTMYYRAKVAESAVNLNNSQCNVVSEVFQLTVNQLPPEPATECWETATVNDTTCSWEITGAQPSPPIGLECWETTSFNNTTCMWQISGTQPAQPTGLECWETSTFNNTTCTWEVSGTQPAQPTTECWQTAAFNNATCMWELSGTQPAQPIGLECWETSTFNNTTCIWEVSGTQPTQPTTECWETSTFNNTTCMWEVTGTQPTQPSVECWETTTFNNTTCMWEVTTGTQPVEPTGLECWETTTFNSTTCMWEIIGDQPIDNIEEFVMFCEGETITLQANTTITNPTYLWNTGEITSFNTVSMQGIYSVEVTDGCATTVITFNVEQIDVPIIETISSIGTSIVITTVNTGNFLYSLDGITYQSNTVFYNVEGGQYSIYVKANNCIEVAISTYLHFYIPQFFTPNGDTINNTFDLKGIEHYGSSQVQIFNRFGKLLKSTKNAPFSWDGTFNGNPLPTSDYWYVIIIEGQRRVGHFALKR, encoded by the coding sequence GTGAAAAACAACCTTATTCCTCTTAATATAATCATAATTTTTTGTGCTTTTTTTTCTTCGGAAATTACATTTGCTCAACTAGGCTTTTGTAATGGAAATTCTGGAGACCCAATCTTTATAGAAACGTTTGGTGCTGGAGTGGGTCAAAATGCTTTACCAGCAGGAACCACTACTTACGCCTATGCTAATGGTGTTGATCCTAATGATGGTTTTTATGCTGTAAGTAATACAACTAATTATTTTGATTGGTTCAGTATTCAGGATCATACGGCTGGCGATACTAATGGTAAAATGCTAGTAATAAACTCTGATTTTACTTCAGGAGAATTTTACAGAACAACAGTAAGTGGACTTTGTGCTAATACTTCTTACGAGTTTTCTTCTTGGTTAATAAATTTAAATTCTTCTAATGGATTCTGTGGTGCAGGTGTTATTCCTATAAATGTAAGTTTTGAAATTTGGGATAATACAGATACTAATTTATTGGCTTCTGGTAGTACAGGAAATATTGGTAGTACAACTTCTGCTAATTGGTTGCAATATGGTTTAGTTTTTCAAACACTACCAGGACAAGCTTCTGTTATTTTAAAAATGAAAAACAATGGAGTTGGAGGTTGTGGTAATGACTTGGCTATTGATGATATTTTTTTTAAAAGTTGTGGAGATAATATTACCACTAGTGATGATTCAAATAATAACAATGAAACCATTTGTAGCAGTCAAACACCATATTCTACGACTTTAACTGTAACACCAGATAATTCGGTTTTTGCGAATCATTTTTATCAATGGCAAGAAAGTGTAGATGGAATAACTTGGACAGATATTGTAGGAGAAACAGCTCAAACCATAACAGTTTCTGGAATTAATAACACGATGTATTACAGAGCGAAAGTTGCAGAGTCTGCTGTTAATTTAAATAATTCTCAGTGTAATGTGGTATCGGAAGTTTTTCAATTAACTGTAAATCAGTTACCACCTGAACCTGCAACCGAATGCTGGGAAACAGCAACAGTAAACGATACAACATGTTCGTGGGAAATTACAGGAGCTCAACCTTCTCCTCCCATAGGATTAGAATGTTGGGAAACCACTAGTTTTAACAATACAACATGTATGTGGCAGATTTCAGGTACACAACCTGCTCAGCCAACAGGATTAGAATGTTGGGAAACGTCGACTTTTAACAATACAACTTGTACATGGGAAGTCTCAGGAACACAACCAGCACAACCAACAACAGAATGTTGGCAAACTGCAGCTTTCAACAATGCGACATGCATGTGGGAATTATCGGGAACACAACCAGCACAACCAATAGGATTGGAGTGCTGGGAAACCTCAACCTTTAACAATACAACTTGTATATGGGAAGTCTCAGGTACGCAACCAACCCAACCAACAACAGAATGTTGGGAAACCTCAACCTTTAACAACACAACTTGTATGTGGGAAGTTACAGGTACGCAACCAACACAGCCCTCCGTAGAATGTTGGGAAACCACTACTTTTAATAATACAACTTGTATGTGGGAAGTTACAACGGGAACACAACCTGTAGAACCAACAGGATTAGAATGTTGGGAAACAACCACTTTCAACAGTACAACTTGTATGTGGGAAATTATTGGAGATCAGCCAATTGATAATATAGAAGAATTTGTAATGTTTTGTGAAGGTGAAACGATTACACTACAAGCTAATACCACAATTACAAACCCAACTTACCTCTGGAATACTGGTGAAATAACCTCCTTTAATACCGTTAGTATGCAAGGAATTTATAGTGTTGAAGTGACTGATGGTTGTGCAACTACAGTTATAACTTTTAATGTTGAACAAATAGATGTTCCAATAATTGAAACTATTTCATCCATAGGAACTTCTATTGTAATAACCACAGTTAATACAGGAAATTTTCTCTATTCTTTAGACGGAATTACTTATCAATCAAACACTGTTTTTTATAATGTAGAAGGTGGACAATACTCTATTTATGTAAAAGCAAATAATTGTATTGAAGTGGCAATAAGCACTTATTTACACTTTTATATACCACAATTTTTCACTCCAAATGGTGATACAATAAATAACACTTTTGATTTAAAAGGAATTGAGCATTATGGTTCTTCTCAAGTTCAAATTTTTAACCGTTTTGGAAAGCTTTTAAAAAGCACAAAAAACGCACCATTCTCTTGGGATGGTACGTTTAATGGTAATCCTTTACCAACATCAGATTATTGGTATGTAATAATTATTGAAGGTCAACGTCGCGTAGGACACTTTGCTTTAAAACGTTAA
- a CDS encoding SH3 domain-containing protein, translating to MKTTKHFITAILLLLVTFSYAQDYAYVNADSGLTVRERPDIAASKLGKLMYNEAVEVVEETNVKLVVIDQGNKISGEWVKIKMNGYQDLKGYVFNGFLSKNKLAKIVNIKLAEADIHIKNLAIYNDDDLLDLTTNNSLNIGIHVKNTPGKKTIEVKNNNYKSVKILQRYQNTLNITGEDLRCDLSEWKQYQSEWKPIKKINKTRFQTLTYTEADAKQFVPISIEDLKAIVTEKCGEDWSKRIDKISNINQFPINVDTNQVFLKFILTDFDDNVTEKTITFTVPKHEK from the coding sequence ATGAAAACGACAAAACATTTTATCACAGCAATTTTATTATTACTAGTAACTTTTAGTTACGCACAAGATTATGCGTATGTAAACGCAGATAGCGGTTTAACCGTTAGAGAAAGACCAGATATTGCAGCCTCAAAATTAGGAAAGCTTATGTACAATGAAGCTGTTGAGGTAGTAGAGGAAACCAATGTAAAATTGGTTGTAATAGACCAAGGTAATAAAATTTCTGGAGAATGGGTGAAAATAAAAATGAATGGCTACCAAGACTTAAAAGGCTATGTCTTTAATGGTTTTTTATCTAAGAACAAACTAGCAAAAATTGTTAATATAAAACTCGCAGAAGCAGATATTCACATTAAAAATCTTGCCATTTACAATGATGATGATCTTTTAGATTTAACAACTAATAACAGTCTAAATATTGGAATACATGTAAAAAATACACCTGGAAAAAAAACCATTGAAGTTAAAAATAACAACTATAAGAGTGTGAAAATTTTACAGCGCTACCAAAACACTTTGAACATTACAGGTGAAGATCTACGTTGTGATTTATCTGAATGGAAACAATATCAATCTGAATGGAAGCCAATTAAAAAAATTAACAAAACAAGATTCCAAACATTAACTTACACTGAAGCTGATGCAAAACAATTTGTTCCAATTTCTATTGAGGATTTAAAAGCAATTGTAACAGAAAAATGTGGAGAAGATTGGTCTAAACGAATTGATAAAATTTCTAATATTAATCAGTTTCCTATTAACGTTGACACAAATCAGGTCTTTTTAAAATTTATTTTAACCGATTTTGACGATAATGTTACAGAAAAAACAATAACCTTTACAGTACCAAAACACGAGAAATAA
- a CDS encoding alpha-2-macroglobulin, with amino-acid sequence MQLKSIFALIFCISLALSCNKKETETNNLFKFRDYISYTTSGVVSTTSSIQISLAKEVENWEVGNEIDGNLVSIKPNVSGNLKVANKHALTFTPNESLDPDTEYSVTVKLGEIYPEMPTEFSDYAFQFKTITPNFNVVTNDLQSYNKEWQYLLGVVKSADNITTEQVKQLIEASQGGKKLNIEWNEERLPSRVFEFKIDSINRKIEDSDILIKWNGRAIGADNSGENIFAIPGKNNFTITKIDVVQNPEQYLLINFSDPIKKQQNFDGLVTIQNTKNPKYIVDGNVLKAYPDSKITGNVQVDVFQGIQNTEGYKLKKPFSETISFQEVKPEVRLVNSGVILPNSQELKFNFEAVNLKKVDLKVIKIYEDNVLQFLQDNELQGGNDNSIKQVGRRIAKQTITLVNDGVENTGKWKTYSADLSKIFKADPGALYRIELSFKKDYSFYDCSVNQNITNSEDNDNYYEDEYYEDDYYNYNESSTEDELEEEYWDNLTYRYRGRNYNWRERDNPCHAAYYNENREVSQNLLASNLGVIVKKGANNNYYFAVTNILNTNIEAAAKVTLYNYQQQEISSTTTDSQGLAKIETNSHAAFVIVSKGNNKTYIKLRDGRALSLSKFDVSGNHLQRGLKGYIYGERGVWRPGDSLHLTFILDDNGNKLPKEHPVKMEVTDPNGKLAYKKITSESVNGFYTFTIPTSTNNKTGNWNAKVSVGGATFYKGLKVETVKPNRLKIKVGFKDEILSGSEALNGTLNVNWLHGAPAKNVKTEIKAKFSNAYSPFKNYKEYIFNDPSRSYSQEELNVFEGNVNEEGFAEINNKLSVGQNAPGMLNVQFLVRAFENGGDFSMDAFTKQYAPYKSFVGLRSPKGRAYGSFYTDENQTFDIVVVDDQGNPIKRNGLEVKVYKVEWRWWWNSSYDNLSKYTSSSFHKPFLNSKINTDSKGKASLTINVPEEEGGRYLIRLYDPKSGHATGRTAYFYKNWWKKQPTGDKEAAKMLVFAADKENYNVGETAKITFPSGTEGRALISIENGTEVIEQKWLKTKAGETVVDIPITKEMAPNVFVNISLLQPHTTTANDLPLRLYGVIPILVEDPSTKLEPEIRMPSVLRPEEEFTVIVSEKNNKAMTYTIAMVEEGLLDLTRFKTPNAWSAFYAREALGVKTWDVFDDVIGAYSGSIDQVFAIGGDGSAAGGKNKKANRFKPVVKVLGPFKLEAGGRETHTIKMPNYIGAVRTMVVAGNTKNEAYGSTDKSVEVKKPLMVLATLPRKLSPGEKVTLPVTVFAMEPNIKNVDIKLKLSNGIKIIGEQSKKLTFAKPDEQMAYFELDVSQANGINTVEVIATGNGEKSTYKVELDVENVNPITSKSLDKTLEKSASANLDFKTFGVVGSNSATVEFSTMPPMDFSRRLQYLVQYPHGCLEQTTSGVFPQLYLNEIFDIPLKKKQEIQSNIENGIKRLGNFQRPNGGMSYWMGENTANDWGTSYSGHFMIEAEKLGFVLPLTFKSNWIKHQREAARSWRPSYKTYNSDLAQAYRLYTLALAGSPDLGAMNRLKEFSEISNEAKWRLAAAYALAGQTEASKAISKTANIEFKAPRYNYYTYGSIDRNRAMALETMVLTKDYRMQELSKTLAKDLSSNRWMSTQTTAYSLLAMAKMVKENGGKSLDLEYTINGKTETITTKSAIAQRELKVNDGNNKLSFKNKQGNIVYVRVLNSGKLPLGKELVEQRGLSTSVVYKDLKGNAIEIDNLKQGQDFVATVTVSNLKNERVADVALTQIFPSGWEIVNTRFTAFGNAAKRSDARFTDIRDDRVNFYFDLNKKGQYGTNTFNVMLNASYLGTYYLPGVQAEAMYDNEFLVRTKGKWVTVEK; translated from the coding sequence ATGCAATTAAAATCAATTTTTGCCTTGATCTTCTGTATCTCCTTAGCACTGTCTTGTAACAAAAAAGAAACAGAAACCAATAATCTTTTCAAATTTAGAGATTATATAAGTTATACAACTTCTGGTGTAGTATCTACCACAAGTAGCATTCAAATTAGTTTAGCTAAAGAAGTTGAAAATTGGGAGGTTGGCAATGAAATTGATGGCAATTTAGTTTCTATAAAACCTAACGTTTCTGGAAATTTAAAAGTAGCCAATAAACATGCTTTAACTTTTACTCCAAATGAGTCCTTAGATCCAGATACAGAATATTCGGTTACTGTTAAATTAGGGGAAATTTATCCAGAGATGCCTACTGAGTTTTCAGATTACGCCTTTCAGTTTAAAACCATTACACCTAATTTTAATGTGGTTACAAACGATTTACAATCTTACAATAAGGAATGGCAATATTTATTAGGTGTAGTAAAATCCGCAGATAACATTACTACAGAACAAGTAAAACAATTAATTGAAGCCTCTCAAGGTGGAAAAAAATTAAATATAGAGTGGAACGAAGAACGCTTACCGTCACGAGTTTTCGAATTTAAAATTGATAGTATTAATCGTAAAATTGAAGACAGTGATATTTTAATAAAATGGAATGGAAGAGCGATTGGTGCTGATAATTCTGGCGAAAATATTTTTGCTATTCCTGGTAAAAACAACTTTACGATTACAAAAATAGATGTGGTTCAAAATCCTGAGCAATATCTGTTAATCAACTTTTCTGATCCTATTAAAAAGCAACAAAATTTCGATGGATTGGTAACGATTCAGAATACCAAAAATCCAAAATATATTGTCGATGGTAATGTGTTAAAAGCGTATCCAGATTCTAAAATCACAGGAAACGTGCAAGTCGATGTTTTTCAAGGTATTCAAAATACCGAAGGTTATAAACTAAAAAAACCTTTTTCTGAAACTATCTCTTTTCAAGAAGTAAAACCAGAAGTACGTTTGGTAAATAGTGGAGTAATTTTACCAAATTCTCAAGAATTAAAATTCAATTTTGAAGCTGTAAACCTTAAAAAGGTAGATTTAAAAGTTATTAAAATATACGAAGACAATGTGCTTCAGTTCTTACAAGATAATGAGTTACAAGGCGGAAACGATAATAGTATTAAACAAGTAGGTCGACGCATAGCAAAACAAACTATTACTTTAGTAAACGATGGCGTTGAGAATACTGGCAAATGGAAAACCTACAGTGCAGATTTATCTAAAATATTTAAAGCAGATCCTGGTGCTCTTTATAGAATAGAACTAAGTTTTAAAAAGGACTACTCTTTTTACGATTGCTCTGTAAATCAAAATATCACAAATTCTGAAGACAACGACAATTACTATGAAGACGAATATTACGAGGACGATTATTACAATTATAATGAAAGCTCAACAGAAGATGAGCTAGAAGAAGAATATTGGGACAACCTAACTTACAGATATAGAGGCAGAAACTACAACTGGAGAGAACGCGACAATCCTTGTCATGCTGCTTATTATAACGAAAATCGTGAAGTATCACAAAACTTATTAGCATCAAACCTAGGTGTTATTGTAAAAAAAGGAGCGAACAACAATTACTATTTTGCCGTTACAAACATCCTTAACACTAATATTGAGGCTGCTGCAAAAGTAACGTTGTACAATTACCAACAACAAGAAATCTCTAGCACAACCACAGACAGTCAAGGTTTAGCAAAAATAGAAACTAATAGTCATGCTGCTTTTGTTATTGTTAGTAAAGGCAATAATAAAACATATATAAAACTACGAGATGGTCGCGCTTTATCGCTTAGTAAATTCGATGTTTCTGGAAACCATTTACAACGTGGTTTAAAAGGTTATATTTATGGAGAACGCGGTGTTTGGAGACCTGGAGACTCATTACACCTTACTTTTATTTTAGACGATAATGGCAATAAATTACCAAAAGAACATCCTGTAAAAATGGAAGTTACAGATCCTAACGGAAAGCTAGCTTACAAGAAAATAACTAGCGAGAGTGTTAACGGTTTTTACACCTTTACAATACCTACTTCTACCAATAACAAAACAGGTAACTGGAACGCGAAAGTAAGTGTTGGTGGCGCCACTTTTTACAAAGGCTTAAAAGTTGAAACAGTAAAACCAAACCGATTAAAAATTAAAGTAGGTTTTAAAGATGAAATACTCTCTGGAAGCGAAGCATTAAATGGAACACTTAATGTTAATTGGCTACATGGAGCACCTGCTAAAAACGTTAAAACTGAAATAAAAGCAAAATTCAGCAACGCTTATTCGCCTTTTAAAAACTATAAAGAATACATATTTAACGATCCTTCGCGTTCTTATTCTCAAGAAGAATTAAATGTTTTTGAAGGTAATGTTAACGAAGAAGGCTTTGCCGAAATCAACAATAAATTAAGTGTAGGACAGAATGCGCCTGGCATGTTAAACGTACAGTTTTTAGTACGTGCTTTCGAAAATGGAGGTGATTTCTCTATGGATGCATTTACAAAGCAATATGCACCTTACAAATCGTTTGTTGGATTGCGTTCTCCAAAAGGTCGTGCTTATGGCTCTTTTTATACAGACGAAAACCAAACTTTCGATATTGTTGTAGTGGACGATCAAGGAAATCCAATAAAACGTAACGGACTTGAAGTAAAAGTGTATAAAGTTGAATGGCGTTGGTGGTGGAATTCATCTTACGATAACTTATCAAAATACACATCAAGCTCGTTTCACAAGCCTTTTCTGAACAGTAAAATTAATACTGATTCTAAAGGAAAAGCAAGCTTAACTATTAATGTTCCTGAAGAAGAAGGTGGACGTTATTTAATTCGTCTTTACGATCCTAAAAGTGGTCACGCAACTGGTCGTACAGCATACTTCTACAAAAACTGGTGGAAAAAACAACCAACAGGAGATAAAGAGGCTGCTAAAATGTTAGTATTTGCTGCAGATAAAGAAAACTATAATGTTGGTGAAACTGCAAAAATTACTTTTCCTTCTGGAACAGAAGGTCGCGCATTAATTTCAATAGAAAACGGCACAGAAGTTATTGAGCAGAAGTGGCTAAAAACGAAAGCTGGAGAAACGGTTGTAGATATTCCTATTACAAAAGAAATGGCTCCAAATGTGTTTGTAAATATTTCATTATTACAACCACATACTACAACTGCTAACGACTTACCACTACGTTTATATGGTGTTATTCCAATTTTAGTTGAAGATCCGAGTACCAAATTGGAACCTGAAATTAGAATGCCTAGCGTATTACGTCCAGAAGAAGAATTTACAGTTATTGTTTCAGAAAAAAACAACAAAGCAATGACCTATACTATTGCCATGGTAGAAGAAGGCTTGTTAGATTTAACACGTTTTAAAACACCAAATGCATGGTCTGCTTTTTACGCTCGTGAAGCTTTAGGTGTAAAAACTTGGGATGTTTTTGATGATGTTATTGGTGCATATTCTGGTAGTATAGATCAAGTATTTGCCATTGGTGGAGATGGAAGTGCTGCAGGTGGAAAAAACAAAAAAGCAAACCGTTTCAAGCCTGTTGTAAAAGTATTAGGTCCTTTTAAATTAGAGGCTGGCGGAAGAGAAACGCATACTATTAAAATGCCAAATTATATTGGAGCAGTAAGAACAATGGTAGTTGCAGGAAACACGAAGAATGAAGCTTATGGAAGCACAGACAAATCTGTAGAAGTTAAAAAGCCATTAATGGTTTTAGCAACATTACCAAGGAAATTAAGTCCTGGTGAAAAAGTAACGCTTCCTGTTACCGTTTTCGCTATGGAACCTAATATTAAAAATGTTGATATTAAACTTAAATTAAGTAACGGCATTAAAATAATTGGTGAGCAATCTAAAAAATTAACTTTCGCTAAACCAGATGAGCAAATGGCTTATTTTGAGTTAGACGTAAGCCAAGCAAATGGCATAAATACTGTAGAGGTTATTGCTACTGGAAATGGTGAAAAATCGACTTACAAAGTAGAATTAGATGTAGAGAATGTGAATCCGATAACCTCGAAATCACTCGATAAAACTTTAGAGAAATCTGCTTCAGCAAATCTTGATTTTAAAACCTTTGGTGTTGTTGGTTCAAATAGTGCAACGGTTGAATTTTCAACCATGCCACCAATGGATTTCTCACGTAGATTACAATATTTAGTACAATATCCTCATGGTTGTTTAGAGCAAACGACTTCTGGAGTGTTTCCGCAGTTATATTTAAATGAAATTTTTGATATTCCGTTGAAGAAAAAACAAGAAATTCAATCTAATATCGAAAATGGAATCAAACGTTTAGGGAATTTCCAAAGACCAAATGGAGGTATGAGTTATTGGATGGGAGAAAATACTGCCAATGATTGGGGAACCAGCTATTCTGGTCACTTTATGATAGAAGCCGAAAAACTAGGATTCGTTCTTCCGCTTACTTTTAAAAGCAATTGGATAAAACACCAAAGAGAAGCTGCTAGAAGCTGGAGACCAAGCTATAAAACGTACAATAGCGATTTAGCACAAGCCTACAGATTATACACTTTAGCGTTGGCAGGAAGCCCAGATTTAGGAGCAATGAACAGACTAAAAGAGTTTAGTGAGATTTCTAACGAAGCTAAATGGAGATTGGCTGCAGCATATGCATTAGCAGGACAAACAGAAGCAAGTAAAGCTATTTCTAAAACAGCCAATATAGAGTTTAAAGCACCTAGATACAATTATTACACTTATGGATCTATAGACAGAAATCGTGCCATGGCATTAGAAACTATGGTGTTAACTAAAGATTATAGAATGCAGGAATTATCTAAAACTTTAGCTAAAGATCTATCAAGTAACCGTTGGATGAGCACACAAACAACAGCTTACAGTTTACTCGCTATGGCAAAAATGGTAAAAGAAAATGGTGGAAAATCTCTTGATTTAGAATACACAATCAATGGTAAAACTGAAACCATAACCACAAAAAGTGCTATTGCGCAAAGAGAATTAAAAGTTAACGATGGTAATAATAAATTAAGCTTTAAAAATAAGCAAGGTAATATTGTTTACGTTCGTGTTTTAAATTCGGGAAAACTACCTCTTGGAAAAGAATTAGTAGAACAAAGAGGCTTAAGCACAAGTGTTGTTTACAAGGATTTAAAAGGAAATGCTATAGAAATCGATAATCTTAAACAAGGTCAAGATTTTGTGGCAACTGTAACGGTTTCAAACCTTAAAAATGAACGCGTGGCAGATGTTGCATTAACACAAATATTCCCATCGGGTTGGGAAATTGTAAACACACGCTTTACAGCCTTTGGAAATGCTGCTAAAAGAAGCGATGCTAGATTTACAGACATTCGCGATGACAGAGTTAATTTCTATTTCGATTTAAATAAAAAAGGACAGTATGGAACCAACACCTTTAATGTTATGCTAAACGCATCGTATTTAGGAACCTACTATTTACCTGGAGTTCAAGCCGAAGCAATGTACGATAACGAGTTTCTAGTACGTACAAAAGGAAAATGGGTAACTGTAGAAAAATAA
- a CDS encoding antibiotic biosynthesis monooxygenase, with protein sequence MKNFKPYYAVIFTSTRTEGDNGYNDMADLMETLAKKQNGFISIDSAKNEIGITVSYWENLEAIKNWKQQTDHLLAQQKGIKDWYTWYNVRICKVEREYEFNK encoded by the coding sequence ATGAAAAACTTTAAACCATACTACGCAGTGATTTTTACTTCTACCAGAACCGAAGGCGACAACGGCTACAACGACATGGCAGATTTAATGGAAACTTTAGCTAAAAAGCAAAACGGCTTTATTAGCATAGATTCCGCTAAAAACGAAATAGGAATCACTGTTAGTTACTGGGAAAACTTAGAAGCAATTAAGAATTGGAAACAACAAACCGATCATCTTTTAGCACAACAAAAAGGAATTAAAGACTGGTACACATGGTATAATGTGCGTATTTGCAAAGTAGAACGCGAGTATGAGTTTAATAAATAA